The following proteins are encoded in a genomic region of Stutzerimonas stutzeri:
- a CDS encoding DUF2797 domain-containing protein: MLELGRGALSKMSIQLGPQAQYAFCLNDQRVPVNPLIGKSLRLEYLGAINCTHCGRKTNKSFSQGYCYPCFKKLPQCDVCIMSPEKCHHDFGTCRDPQWGLDFCMTDHVVYLANSSGIKVGITRATQLPTRWLDQGASQALPIMRVATRQQSGMVEDLLRSQVADRTNWRALLKGDAEPIDLIEIRERIFDACADGLHELQKRYGLQAIQPVADAEVLEIRYPVEAYPTKIVSLDLEKTPVVEGTLRGIKGQYLILDTGVINIRKFTAYQVAASAAA, translated from the coding sequence ATGCTTGAACTCGGACGCGGCGCCCTGAGCAAGATGTCGATTCAGCTGGGGCCGCAAGCTCAGTACGCGTTTTGTCTGAATGACCAGCGTGTGCCGGTCAATCCCCTGATCGGCAAATCCCTGCGACTGGAATACCTGGGCGCCATCAATTGCACCCATTGTGGCCGCAAGACCAACAAGAGTTTCAGCCAGGGCTATTGTTACCCCTGCTTCAAGAAGCTGCCGCAGTGCGACGTCTGCATCATGAGCCCGGAAAAATGCCACCACGATTTCGGCACCTGCCGCGATCCCCAGTGGGGCCTGGATTTCTGCATGACCGACCACGTGGTGTATCTGGCCAATTCGTCCGGCATCAAGGTCGGCATCACCCGCGCCACGCAGCTACCGACGCGCTGGCTCGACCAGGGCGCCAGCCAGGCGTTGCCGATCATGCGGGTTGCCACCCGTCAGCAGTCCGGCATGGTCGAAGACCTGCTGCGCAGCCAGGTGGCCGATCGTACCAATTGGCGTGCGCTGCTCAAGGGCGATGCCGAGCCCATCGATCTCATCGAGATTCGCGAGCGGATTTTCGATGCCTGTGCCGATGGCCTGCATGAGCTTCAGAAGCGCTATGGGCTGCAGGCGATCCAGCCGGTGGCCGATGCCGAGGTGCTGGAGATTCGCTATCCGGTCGAGGCCTATCCAACCAAGATCGTCAGCCTGGATCTGGAAAAGACGCCGGTCGTGGAGGGCACCCTGCGCGGCATCAAGGGTCAATACCTGATCCTGGACACCGGGGTGATCAACATTCGCAAGTTCACGGCGTATCAGGTCGCCGCCAGCGCTGCGGCCTAG
- a CDS encoding YeaC family protein, translating into MSSFIEAIENITPEIYESLKTAVELGKWSDGRKLTPEQKETCLGAMIAWEMKYLPEEQRTGYMGGQECASKSKNQAPIDTSLFAPASGTRH; encoded by the coding sequence ATGTCGTCCTTTATCGAAGCCATCGAAAACATCACCCCCGAAATTTATGAAAGCCTGAAGACCGCCGTCGAGCTGGGCAAGTGGAGCGACGGCCGCAAGCTGACGCCCGAACAGAAGGAAACCTGCCTTGGCGCAATGATCGCCTGGGAAATGAAGTACCTTCCCGAGGAGCAGCGCACTGGCTACATGGGTGGCCAGGAATGCGCCTCCAAGAGCAAGAACCAGGCGCCCATCGACACCAGCCTGTTCGCCCCGGCTTCAGGAACACGGCACTGA
- a CDS encoding rhomboid family intramembrane serine protease produces MAVVEAFRLPLSEDLSGFIALLRRLRVPCRVSEEAGEQVLRVPAETVEQVRELYQRYPQGDGMLETEQPARRGAGFVASLRRSPLTAAVLLLTLIVAAITLLGGHFETIRWFSFTDFRIDGDYAYFATLEQSVSEGQWWRLITPIFVHFGLLHLAMNSMWYWELGRRIEQRQGASMLLGLTLLFGVVSNVSQYAFGGPGIFGGLSGVLFGLLGHCWLFQKLAPSEAYRLPPGVVVLMLVWLVVCLTGIVEVVSFGTLAIANAAHVGGLIAGCLTGVLGGLAARRTARSRGSL; encoded by the coding sequence ATGGCTGTAGTCGAGGCGTTTCGCCTGCCATTGTCCGAAGACCTGAGTGGCTTCATCGCCTTGCTGCGGCGGCTGCGGGTGCCCTGCAGGGTGTCTGAGGAGGCGGGTGAACAGGTGCTGCGCGTGCCGGCGGAAACCGTCGAGCAGGTCCGCGAGCTCTACCAGCGCTATCCACAAGGCGACGGGATGCTCGAGACCGAGCAGCCGGCGCGACGCGGCGCGGGTTTTGTCGCAAGCCTGCGGCGCAGTCCGTTGACTGCTGCGGTGTTGCTGCTGACCCTCATCGTCGCGGCCATTACGCTGCTCGGCGGACACTTCGAGACCATCCGCTGGTTCAGCTTTACCGACTTCCGTATCGACGGCGACTACGCCTATTTTGCGACGCTCGAACAAAGCGTGAGCGAAGGCCAGTGGTGGCGGTTGATCACGCCGATCTTCGTGCATTTCGGCTTGCTGCACCTGGCCATGAACTCGATGTGGTACTGGGAACTCGGTCGGCGCATCGAGCAACGCCAGGGGGCGTCGATGTTGCTGGGCCTGACGCTGTTGTTCGGCGTGGTCTCGAACGTCTCGCAGTACGCGTTCGGCGGCCCGGGTATCTTCGGCGGCTTGTCCGGCGTGCTTTTCGGTCTGCTGGGCCACTGTTGGCTGTTCCAGAAGCTCGCGCCCAGCGAGGCCTACCGCCTGCCGCCGGGCGTGGTGGTGCTGATGCTGGTCTGGCTGGTCGTCTGTCTGACCGGCATCGTCGAAGTGGTGAGCTTCGGCACGCTGGCCATCGCCAACGCGGCCCATGTCGGTGGGTTGATCGCGGGCTGTCTGACGGGCGTGCTCGGTGGGCTGGCCGCACGTCGCACAGCGCGCAGCAGAGGCAGTCTATAA